The DNA sequence ATAAAGGAATTATAGAATCACCAATTTTGGGTGGCGACGGTAACAAAGAATTTCTCGCTCTATTTATAAAAAAATAGTTCCGCTTTAACGGGATAAAAGAAGTATATCTTTTAGATTTTGAATTATTACAGCGAGATTATTTAACGCGTCTGATAATAATTTTCCCGTTTTTGCGATGAACCCGCTTTCTTCAAGCGCTGTTCTAAAATTGTTAGTTTCAAGTAGCTGTACGAGCGTTGGATCGACAGCTACAGCTAGTGTACGATTGAGGATTTTTTCGACGTTAACGAACTTTGCACTGCTCAGCACATCTACTTTAGGGGTAGGTATTTGTGCGAGAAACACAAAATGATTTTTTCTTTTTCCAAACTCTGAAAAAGGGCCAAACATTTGCCCGTGAATAACATTTTTTAACGGGAAAGCTATCAGATCCATTTTTTGCTTTGTTAAAAATTCATTGAAGAATTCTGTCGCTTTTGAAAGCGCTTCATTTTGAGACTCGAGCGTACCTGGCTCCGCGTTAATTATTACTTTTGCGCGTGGATTTATATATTCTTCATAACTTCTACCAAACCAGCCCATTTTTGTTTCTTTAACAAGAACTATTTGGAGGTTATTATCAATTGATTTATTGATGGGTAAAATATCAATATAAGCTTCAAATTCTGCTTTAGCGGAAGCAAAAATCAATATCATTACAAAAAATCGTTTAGTTGAAAGCATCATTAATATCCTCTGAATAATTTTATATTTAGACTACGCTAGACAGGTTCGTTCCTACAAGGTTTTGAGTTGGATTGAGAATAAATTCAGCTCGCTTTTTAGCCTTTTTTTGGTACAATTATCGAATGAATGCGCCCGTAGCTCAATTGGATAGAGTACCGGACTTCGACTCCGTAGGTTGCAGGTTCGAGTCCTGCCGGGCGCACCATACTTACCTCTATCCCATCCTAATTCTGCTATTAATAATTCACGATTATTAACAGCAGAATTGAAGACTGGGGACGATTATGAAATTTTGAGAGGGGTTTGTTATCTTTCTGAAGAGTTATAACTTAACTAATATGATCAAGAATTCGATTAGGCATTTCGCCCCATTTTTTTATTTGTGCGTTATGAGCTGATGAGTGTCAGGTCTACTGCTTTTGTAACAGGTTAAAACCTTCAATTATACGTGCTTTTGCCAAGCTGTTTTTTCCATGGTCTTGTAAATAACGCGAAAACTCAGTAGCTATATAATACAGATAAATGTTCTCCATGATTAATGGAACATTGTTTAGTCTTGCATAATATTCTGCAATCGATTCACTTAATTTAGGAATGCTCATGTAGTTAAGTCTTAAATCCAAATAAAAGCTGTCGATTGCAGCATCGGTGAAATCTATAATGCCGCTTAATCTACCAGTAGATGGATGAACTATGATATTTCTAAGAATTAAATCGTTGTGAATAAGCTTAGTTTGTTCTAAGGGTACTATAATATCTTGATAGTTTCGTATAAAAATTAGGAAAATTTCTTTAAGATCCTGATCACCAATTAGGTGTGCGTGCTCTTTGATCTTTTGTTGAGACCATGGCCAATTGGTTTGTTCCAATCCGATTTCTTGCGCCTCGCTTAATTCGATTCCGTTGTGAAGCTCATACAAGAAAAAAGCAATGTCGGCGGCGAGTAGATTCTGTTCCGATTCTCCTAGGCAGTTGTAAAAATTTGTTGTGAGTTCGATTCCTGCAATTTTTTTATAGACGATAAACCCTTTTGCCGCATATGCAACAGTTGGTATCTTCGTTTTTATTTTTCCTTTCAACAAATTCAGTACTTTTTTTTCGATTTCTAAAGTCGTAGAGTCTGAAGTTTTTTGAATTTTGCAAATCCATTTATCATTAATTTCGATGACGTGATGCTCAGCGCCTTGCATGTACACTGTTTTTTCAATTTGCTCTAACGGGAATTTTTTTTTGAATAGTTCAAGGTAAGGGGCTAGTTGAGTAAGGGACATAATTTTCAAGTTCTTATTTGATAGTTAATTTAACTAAAAAAATTTAACATATTTAAAAAAAAGAAGACTAGGCGTTTATTCGGGTGCTGTACCTTTTTTGCAAAATTTTGAAAGGCTTATTTTGATTTTTTTTACCTGCATATTTACGATATTTTTGATTTTTCGATATTCTCAAAATTAACAAGACAAAAAATGATGGAGAAAATATTTACTTATCAAAAACAACCATGATTTTTTGGGAGCTAATATTATGAATCGATTGCGATTGTTAAATACATATCTATTCTTATCAGTTTTTCTAATACTTTTGAGTGTATTATATTTATTTCCAATTTTGAAGCCGTTTCCTGAGCCTTCGGGACCATTTCAGGTAGGGACGCAAGCATTCAAGATTGTTGATCAACAGAGAGATGAGCCGTATGCTCCTGGATGTGATGGAAAACGATCAGTAATGGTTCGGTTTTGGTATCCAGCAGCGGTTCAAACGGATGAAAGATTGCAGTATGTGGCAGGTAAAATGCCGATTTTACAGCAGTTGTACGCGGCACTCTATAGTATTCCTTTATGGATATCTGCCTTACTGTGGCGTAACATTATCACACACTCCTATGTTAATGCTCCTCTTTCAAGATCTAAAGAGCATTTCCCAATTATTCTTTTTTCTCATGGCTTATTTGGTTTGCCGAGCGATATGTATGTTTCACTTATCGAAAATATTGCGAGTAATGGATACTTTATTGTCGGGATCGATCATCCGTATTTTAATATTATTACCCAATATCCGGATGGTAGCGTTGTCAGTTCAAATGAATTAAGTGCCAAGTTTCAAAAAATGAGGCCGCATGAGCAAAGGGCGTTTCAAGCTAATGCCATAAACGAATACATTCGGGATATGAAATTGGTGATAAGTGAATTAGAAAAGTTAAATCAAGACAAGGAGAGCACCGTTTATCAACGACTGGATCTAACGAGAATCGGAGTTGTTGGGCACTCGGCGGGCGGTACAGCTGCGATCGAGTTTTGCCGAAACAGTCAGATGTGCAAAGTAGCGATCGATCTTGATGGATGGTATGATCACGTTATTCGAGCTGAGCCGTTAAGAAAACCATTGCTTCTCTTGTTTGCATCAGAAAGTCTTGATGTTGGTGAGCCGACACCTGAATATCTACAGCGAAAGGAAATTACTCGAGACGAATATTTTGAGCAGAAAAAAAGAACTGAAGAGCACATAAAGAGTTTATGCTCAGCTTCTGAATGCTTTTTAGTACTGCTCGACCATACAAGTCACGAAGATTTTAGTGACGCCGTTTTGGCAAAATGGCCAATGCGTCGGTGGTACGCACAAAACTCATATAAAGTTCTGGAATCAATAAATAGTCGAATTGTGGACTTTCTTCAAAAGTATTTGATCGCAAAATAGTTTGATTGATTACAAAAATTTTAACTGTTAGTAGCACTGGGTCTGTGTCGAAAATAATTATTAATATGATTTTTGCATAGGTTGTGAAGATAAATATTTTTGTGGCAAAAAGTGCTTGCCTACCCAAAGAAATTTGGTTAAATTTGCGGATGTCAAAAAATCGTAAAAGGAGAAATTTATGACGTATGCCCTCTGCAGTATAATTAAATTCCAACTATTTATCCTGATAATAACCTCTTTCAGCCATCTTTCATTTTCGAGTCAGAAGGTCTTCGTGGTTCTCGGCGGAGGAATCGTCGGCGCTGTTGAAGCTTACAATGCTTTACGCGATGCTGACTTAAAAAAAGATGATCTGAGAATTATAATTTGTGAGCAAAATTCTAAAGTAGCGGATACCACTTCTTATTCGTTATTTCCTAGTCTTACACCTGATGAAATTCTGTCGGTCGTTCCTCGAGGCAATGAATTAGTTTCTAGATTAAGAACGTTGTTTAGTGAACCGAGTGGGATCAGGGTCGATGACGTTCCGGGAATTAGTGATTCCGAAACTTCTAAGTTTTTTATTTCAGAAGTTGAACGTTATAGCGCCGATCAGGAAGGGCATGAACAACGCACGAAAGCGTTGCTTGAACTTGGCAAAGAAAGTATGGATTTGTGGCAAAAGTTTTACGACTCTGCAGATCCTGAATTAAAAAAAATTCTTATTGAGTCAAACTTTAATCCATGCAGAGAAATTTCTGAAGAGAAATTGGCTCTTCGCAAAGGGTATCGTATCGACTTAATTTACAGCATACCAAATGCTAAACAGCGCGCATTAAACATGCAAAGAGATTATCAAGCGTTGGGATATAAAAGATGTGCTTTGTTGAGTCCAGACGAAGTAGTCAGATTGGACCCTTATCTTGCAAATTTTTGCAAACAACATTCTCAATTAAATTCGACTGGCGAACGGGAATGGTCAAGTGATACAGCAGCCTTGTTCAGGCCGGGTGGGTGTATCGATACTCGTATTTTTCTGCCAAAATTTTATGAGTATATGCGCAAAAAGATGGGAGTTTTCGTAAACCAGCGAGGCGAAAAAAAAGAACGATTCGAATTAAAATTTGGCGCTAAGGTTACTAGTCTTCAATTTGATAAAAACAGTTGTGGGGAGATGATCATAACTGGAATAAGTATAAATGGAGAGAGATTTGAGTTAGATTCGGATCGTGCTTGTGAATTCGTATTTTGTCCGGGTGAATCAGTTGGCACGTTAAAGCAACTAGGGTTAAGTGAACCTGCCTATGCACGTTTTGCAGGAGCGTCTCTGACATTATTTGTAGATCTACCAAAAGAAAAAATTGATCAATACCGTGATTTTAATCATTGCATGGAAGTTCATCAAGAGGGCGTTGTACTTGCTTGGCAAGCGCGTTTTATTGAAAATAGGATTTGCATAGGCGTTGCGGGAACGAAGGCGTTTTATGGAGACAAAAAGCCCACAAAAGAAGAGGCATTTGCGCGCAATCGAAACCTCTTGCAGCTAAATATGATTAATGATGTTTTGCCTGATTTTATATCAATAGCAATGAATAGAGATACTTTTGGCAAGAAATTAACAGAGGAAGATCTTTTCTTTCTAGAGTCTAGAGGCATAGCTCATCGTTGGGTGGGCACGAGAGCGGTTGCATACGATGGTTTTCCTTCTGTGGGTCATGTGTATCATGAAAATTGCAAAGTTATCAATGCCAGGTGCACAACTCATTTAGGATCTGGCGGTGTCTCTTTTTGTCATGGTGCGGCTGCTGCCAGTCGAAGTATTTTCGATGATTCAGTACTTCCTCCTGACCTGATAAAGCGTATTACTCGATTTGGAGATTCAAGCCGTTCAGCGTGTACTACTGGTCTACACTAGATAGGCGAATGATTAGAGATCAAATTAGCCGTTTCCCTCGCTTTGTAATAGGTTAACCAAATAAAGGCTTTTGATTTTCAATTTTTTAAAAAACTTTATACTTGAGCTAGAATTGCGCCCGTAGCTCAGGTGGATAGAGCGATAGATTCCTAATCTGTAGGCCGCAGGTTCAAATCCTGTCGGGCGCACCAGTCTTTTGCTTATTGAGGTTTCCGCTTTTGGCACGGCTAGTTATTTAATTGATTAGATTAATAAACAATGTACGTAAGCTTTTAGGCTCAATTCACGATGCATAAAAAATTTGTTGTTATAGGGACATCTGCAGCTGGAATGGGAGCTGTCGCTGCGCTGCGGCAATTAGATGCGCATGCAGAAATTGTTTGCATATCTGATGAGATGCAGATGCCGTATAATAAATGCTTATTGCCAGATTACCTTGCCGGCGATAAAGCGCTAGAAGATATTTTCACGCGGCCGCAAGAATTTTTTCAGCAACAAAAAATAGATCTTTTATTAGGGAAAAAAGTTGAAAGAATTTCGCCCTTAGCCAATAAGATTATTATGGCAGATGGTGACGAAATCCCTTACGATAAATTACTCATTGCGACAGGCGCACAAGCCCGAATATATGCTTCAGAAAAAAAGTGCGATGGGATTTTTTATTTTTACTCCTTGCAAGATGTTTTACGACTCAAAGAGTATTGCGCAAAATATGCAATTTCTTCAGTGTTGGTTGTCGGCGCCGGATTGACAGGAATGGAATGCGCAGATGCGTTAGTGCAGAATGGTATTTCTGTTGCCGTTCTGGAATCAGCATCGCGCGTTATTAATAACTTGCTCGATCAGCAGGGTGCTGCGGCAGTACGCTTTAATGCTGAAAAAGCTGGAGTAAGATTTTTTTTTGAAGAACAACTTAAAGAGATTGTGCAAGATAATGGCCGCGTTACGGGTGTTAAAACAAATAGCGAACGCATTATCGGTGCACAAATCATTGTTTTTGCCATCGGGTCGGTGCAAAATATTAAACTAGCGCAAGACGAGGCAATTGATACATCTCGTCATGGAATTCAGGTAAATGAATTTATGCAAACATCAAAACCGACTATTTACGCTGCAGGTGATTGCATTGAAACGTTTGATAGAATTACCAATAATCGTTTACCAAGTTTTAAATGGTCTGATGCGGTGGCCCAGGGCGTATGCGCTGCTCATGCAATGGCGGGTGAGGCAAAACCTTATTCAGGAATTTTGCAATTTTATAGTTCATATTTTTTTCAGAATAAATTTTTTATCGCGGGTGCGCAGTCGTTAGCTTTTGATCAAGAATTTAGAAAAGAATCTGAAGGCTCATATGTTTGCTGCAGGATGCGCAATCGAAAACTGTGTAGCGTTATTATTATTGGTTATGAAAAAATAGTTCCAATTATTAGGGCGTATTATGCGCGCCAAGATTTAGTAACAGAACCAATGTTGGAAGATATTTTTAATTTTTGAGTGTGCTTGATAATTGCAATATTTTTAGCGTTGATATTGAATGCGCTACGCTCCCATTTTTTTGCAAGCGATAAATCATTTTTTTTTCTCGCGCACGTGCTAAAAGTTGGCTAACCGTCTCGATATCTTTAAATACAAGGTTTATTGGTAATTCATGAATTTTTCCATATCCTTGCCCATACGCTCGTGCTTCAATAATTGAGTTACGGGAAACATCGCTAATAACTATTACGTGCCCGGGAAACCAAATAAGATCGCCATCTTGAATGTCGCTAGCATGCGATATTTCTTTTAAATGATTTGCGATGGTGGCGGTGTTTTTATAGTAGTAGGGTATGCCAGCAAGTTGCGCTGCGCGCGCTATTAATCCTGCGCAATCGAATCCGGCGCACATCTTCTTTTGTGTGCGCGGCATGAAAAGAGTTCCGCCTTTTGCCGCTGGCATAGAAACAAAGTGTGGTTCGTTTTCGTGCACAGTAAAACTGCATCCGCCCCATACATAAGGAATATAACCAGTGGTCGGATGCGCCCAGGAATGGAGTAGTTTTAGAAAAATATCTCTTCGTTCATCCCAAGAGCGATTATTACTTGTTTCGATACACTTATTAATAGGGAGAGAAATAGTTACTGGTGCATACACGTGCCTATTAAACGCAAAAACTTCGATTTCGTTAGGTTGTGTATTCTTTTCCGTACGAACAAATCGTGTTCCCACGGAGTAAGTTGTTTGTGTACGAGGATCGTAGTGCGGTTGCAAAAGAGCAACGATTTTTTGATTGCTGGCGTTTGATTTTCTTGGATTAAAACTGAGTGGCTCTGGGATTGATTTAATAGGTATCCCACGGGCAACCAAATCTTCTAATGCAACTAGATTTTTTTTGAGGGTCCAATAACTTGTTTGCGGTATACCACCTCGCGTAAGTTCATAAAACGCAGAGCTAATTTTTATGCGAACTTCAGCACCTTTTTCTTCTTCTATTGTAACAATTTCATTATAAAGTAGTTGATGAAGGCGAATGCAGCATTCGACTGGTTTTGCGCAAAGCCCCAATGCTTGATAGGCTTTTTCGCCTGACTGGTTCCCGACCAAATCGGCTACCGGTACGATGATTACTGCTTGTTTTCCTTGGCATTCAAGAAACAAAGCAGCAAGAAAAATGAATAATGAAATAGTTCTATGCATACATTCCCCTCATCTTAAGTATTTCAATTTGATTATAAGAATGCAATAATATAAAGCTTTATGAAATTTTGAAAGTTGCCATCTAGTGATGAGAAATTTAAAAAGAATGGAGACTTAGGGTTTTTATTAATCGCGTTCTTGTTCGGTTGAAAAATAAATGCAAATATATATATAATGCTAATAAGAGAATTTATAATGCAAAAGGAAATGATGAAACGTTTAATTTTTTTTCTAGGGATTTCGTGGTGTTACTTTTCTTTTGCACAAGCTATGCAGGAAGAATGGGCGCGATGCTATAAAAAACGGTTTTCGCATGCTAAAAAACTTGATCATAAAGATCTCTCTTCTTTAACTTTTGGAAAAAAATCGGTTCCGTTGTTTACTCAGCTTATTTTTTCTTGGAACGCTCATCGTCCTACCCGGGGGTATTACCGATTTTCAGCGCAGGTTCGCGATGCGGGAACTCAGCAATGGCACGATTGGCATACCATGATAGAATGGGGGCAGCACGCGCAGCGTTCTTTTTTTAATGAATCAAAAACCGGCACAAAGTATCAACATGTCCGACTAGAGATTCCTCCCGCAACGCCATCGGATGCATTTCGTATTAAAATAGATTCTCATGATGGTGCAGATTTGTCTCAATTGGCTTCGTTGAGTGTAACAACCGCAAATTTTCCTGATTTTCAAGCGGAAGATGCGCAGCGGTTGTCCTTATCACTTTCATCGGTATATGTGGAAGGCGTTGGAAAACAATCACAAATGGTTCTTGAACATCCGCGTAAAGAAGCGTTGTGCTCGCCAACATCATGCTCGATTGTTTCTAGCTTTTTTAGTGGAGCACCCATAGATCCTATTGCCTTTGCCGCGCGCTCATATGATGCCGGACTTGATGCCTATGGGAGTTGGCCATTCAATACCGTAACTGCATATGAAATGTGCAAAGGGGATTTTTTCTTTTATGTGACACGCTTTAATTCTTTTGTACAAATTCATCAGTCGCTCAAAAAAAACTGGCCGGTGGTTGTGAGTGTTCGCGGTCCTCTCTTAACAGCGCCCCGTGAATATAAAAATGGACATCTTTTGGTTATTGTTGGATTCGATGCTCAGAATAAAATGGTAGTTTGCCACGATCCCGCGTTTGAAAAAACTGAAGATACCGCCGTTTCTTATCCACTCGATTCCTTTTTGAAGGCCTGGGAGCGCTCACGAAGACTTTCTTATATTGCAGAGCGTGCAACAATCCCCGTAAAAGAGCATTAATTTTTAATTTCAATCTGAATTATTTACTTTACTCCCCCTCTATTATTAGGATGGTATCAGGCAAACGATTCTGCATCTAAGGATTATAAAGGGGGGGATAATGAAAAAGTATTATGGTTTGATCATGGGATTGTGTACATGTTTTATTGGCCAAGCGGCTCTACACAAATCTTCCGTCGTAACTAAAGCATTTTTCCATCAAGGTAAATTGAGTGACAAGGTGATGTTCTACTTTGATGTTGAACCGCTTTGTAATGAATTGCCAATGCGTTCGGCGCAAAAAAATGAAACGGGAATGAAGGAACTCGTGCTCTTCTTTCCCCTTACATCATTAGCGCGTGAGGCCAAACAGAATTTAAACAGTTTAAAAGACAAGAATAATTCATCCTATAAAATTTCTTTAGAAGAAGTTGAAAAACCGATAAGGGGCCTAAGGATCTCGGTTGCTTATGATCCTGAATCAATAATTTTTGATTATTCATCATGCGATGTCATTAGTGCTACCAAAGGGTTTGTAATGAGTTTTCATAACAAAAAAGTACTGGAAAAAATAAAGCATGCGAGTAATTCAGTTTTGCGTTACGCTGAGGCAGAAAAACCGCAAAAAAAAAGAATTGTTGTTGATTTTGGTCAC is a window from the Candidatus Babeliales bacterium genome containing:
- a CDS encoding FAD-dependent oxidoreductase encodes the protein MVLGGGIVGAVEAYNALRDADLKKDDLRIIICEQNSKVADTTSYSLFPSLTPDEILSVVPRGNELVSRLRTLFSEPSGIRVDDVPGISDSETSKFFISEVERYSADQEGHEQRTKALLELGKESMDLWQKFYDSADPELKKILIESNFNPCREISEEKLALRKGYRIDLIYSIPNAKQRALNMQRDYQALGYKRCALLSPDEVVRLDPYLANFCKQHSQLNSTGEREWSSDTAALFRPGGCIDTRIFLPKFYEYMRKKMGVFVNQRGEKKERFELKFGAKVTSLQFDKNSCGEMIITGISINGERFELDSDRACEFVFCPGESVGTLKQLGLSEPAYARFAGASLTLFVDLPKEKIDQYRDFNHCMEVHQEGVVLAWQARFIENRICIGVAGTKAFYGDKKPTKEEAFARNRNLLQLNMINDVLPDFISIAMNRDTFGKKLTEEDLFFLESRGIAHRWVGTRAVAYDGFPSVGHVYHENCKVINARCTTHLGSGGVSFCHGAAAASRSIFDDSVLPPDLIKRITRFGDSSRSACTTGLH
- a CDS encoding alpha/beta fold hydrolase, which codes for MNRLRLLNTYLFLSVFLILLSVLYLFPILKPFPEPSGPFQVGTQAFKIVDQQRDEPYAPGCDGKRSVMVRFWYPAAVQTDERLQYVAGKMPILQQLYAALYSIPLWISALLWRNIITHSYVNAPLSRSKEHFPIILFSHGLFGLPSDMYVSLIENIASNGYFIVGIDHPYFNIITQYPDGSVVSSNELSAKFQKMRPHEQRAFQANAINEYIRDMKLVISELEKLNQDKESTVYQRLDLTRIGVVGHSAGGTAAIEFCRNSQMCKVAIDLDGWYDHVIRAEPLRKPLLLLFASESLDVGEPTPEYLQRKEITRDEYFEQKKRTEEHIKSLCSASECFLVLLDHTSHEDFSDAVLAKWPMRRWYAQNSYKVLESINSRIVDFLQKYLIAK
- a CDS encoding phosphotransferase translates to MSLTQLAPYLELFKKKFPLEQIEKTVYMQGAEHHVIEINDKWICKIQKTSDSTTLEIEKKVLNLLKGKIKTKIPTVAYAAKGFIVYKKIAGIELTTNFYNCLGESEQNLLAADIAFFLYELHNGIELSEAQEIGLEQTNWPWSQQKIKEHAHLIGDQDLKEIFLIFIRNYQDIIVPLEQTKLIHNDLILRNIIVHPSTGRLSGIIDFTDAAIDSFYLDLRLNYMSIPKLSESIAEYYARLNNVPLIMENIYLYYIATEFSRYLQDHGKNSLAKARIIEGFNLLQKQ
- a CDS encoding C39 family peptidase; translation: MMKRLIFFLGISWCYFSFAQAMQEEWARCYKKRFSHAKKLDHKDLSSLTFGKKSVPLFTQLIFSWNAHRPTRGYYRFSAQVRDAGTQQWHDWHTMIEWGQHAQRSFFNESKTGTKYQHVRLEIPPATPSDAFRIKIDSHDGADLSQLASLSVTTANFPDFQAEDAQRLSLSLSSVYVEGVGKQSQMVLEHPRKEALCSPTSCSIVSSFFSGAPIDPIAFAARSYDAGLDAYGSWPFNTVTAYEMCKGDFFFYVTRFNSFVQIHQSLKKNWPVVVSVRGPLLTAPREYKNGHLLVIVGFDAQNKMVVCHDPAFEKTEDTAVSYPLDSFLKAWERSRRLSYIAERATIPVKEH
- a CDS encoding FAD-dependent oxidoreductase, translated to MHKKFVVIGTSAAGMGAVAALRQLDAHAEIVCISDEMQMPYNKCLLPDYLAGDKALEDIFTRPQEFFQQQKIDLLLGKKVERISPLANKIIMADGDEIPYDKLLIATGAQARIYASEKKCDGIFYFYSLQDVLRLKEYCAKYAISSVLVVGAGLTGMECADALVQNGISVAVLESASRVINNLLDQQGAAAVRFNAEKAGVRFFFEEQLKEIVQDNGRVTGVKTNSERIIGAQIIVFAIGSVQNIKLAQDEAIDTSRHGIQVNEFMQTSKPTIYAAGDCIETFDRITNNRLPSFKWSDAVAQGVCAAHAMAGEAKPYSGILQFYSSYFFQNKFFIAGAQSLAFDQEFRKESEGSYVCCRMRNRKLCSVIIIGYEKIVPIIRAYYARQDLVTEPMLEDIFNF